The Brassica napus cultivar Da-Ae unplaced genomic scaffold, Da-Ae ScsIHWf_2515;HRSCAF=3252, whole genome shotgun sequence genome includes the window ATTGATGAAGTACGACTTCATCGTATACTTTTCCCCAAAAATGGTAAAAGcatatttaaacaatagaaaAACTCTCTTATAACTAAAAAGTTCATTTTTATTAAGATGcataattataaaacttatcATCATAGTTTTTAAGCAAGATGTTAAAAgccaaacaaaaatacaaatgtAAATAGAATACTAAGTAAACGAAAAAGTCTTCAAGTTTGATAGACTCTCCAAGATTAACTTCAATTTGCCGGCATAGGAATCCTGTGACCATACaagcagaagaagatgaaaattaGGGCACACTCTAATTTCTTATCGCCAACCAAGAAACACATGCAATTCTTAAATATATCGTCAGGTCCTAGTTCTTCAAGTTGTTGCAACTCCCCTACATCAACCATAGCTCCACAAAGGTCTAAACAAATAATAGAAATAAGATGAAAATTGTTAGCTGAACCATCCTACACGACCTCTTTAAGTAACTaatcaaaaactaaacaaaCTTATACATACCATACCAATACAGTACATTGGATGTGACAACCCATTCAGTATTGTATTAAAGTTCGCAAGGATAAGAAAATTAGAATCATGCATGGGTTGAATCTTCCTAAAACTTAGTTTCCCAGTTAAAATCGAATtgattatcatatatttttgcCTTGGCAAGCACAATACGATTTAATTATATTGCCATAAATTGATTATCTTCGTtgattatcatatattttttgcCTTGGCCAGCATTATACGAATTGGTTATCTTCGTTGATTTCAATAGACTTTCCAACTCGGAACTTCGGTTCGGTAAACCCAAAATCAGAAGTTCCAACTCAGAACTAATAACAGTCACATATGAatataacttcttttttttggtttctacGTGACTCTCATAGCCATTAGTCATACAAGAAATTGCAcaacacaagaaaaaaagagagattcttCTAGTCCTGATTAATGACTAATATTCCAATGTTTACTACTTTCTGTATCTTTTGGTACGTTGAATACATTATAGTGTCACAAATCCCTTATAAGAGAAAAGGAAGAGACGTCATCATCTTCTCCGTTATGTTCATGCGAGTAATAGAGAACTCCTTATCTCTTCTTGGGACGtcatcatcttctcttttcttATCTCTTCTTAGGACTCTCTGTACTCTCAAATCTTATCACTAACCCGAAAGTACAAACTTCTTCTATACTCTTTATAGTTCAAGCATGCTCATAGTTTGACACGTTGAAGAACAACGTTatgtgagaagaagaagtcACGTTCAAGAACAACGTTAGGATGAAGAgacatcatcatcttctccgCTCTGTTCTTGCGAGTAACAGAGAACTCCTTGAGCGATTCAGATAGAAAGATTAGGAGATTGAGAGATTCGAGAGTATAGAAGAGGTTTGTACTTTCGGGTTAGTGTTTCTCTCGGACTTCTCCTTTCTTATCTCTTCTTgggacttcttcttcttgtaacATATTTATAGTTCAACCATGCTCATGGTTTGACACATTCAAGAACAACGTTACGTGAGAACTCCGAAGCATTAGAACTCCGAAGCATTAGAACTCCGAAGCATAGCAAAAGATACATGAAAAAGCTATAGATACATGTAGTTGGTTCATCTTTTGCATCTTGCTCCTGCCTTTTACGTTTGTCATCATTAGCTTTACTTGCCTTCGTGAGATCAGATCGTGATCATCTTCTCCgttctgttctttttttttttgaaaaaaatggcATTCTATCTCCGTTCTGTTCTTGCGAGTAACAGAGAATTCCTTCAGTGATTCAGAGAGAAAGATTAGGAGATTGAGAgattaaatagtatatatagaaGAGGTTTGTACTTTCGGGTTAGTGTTTCTCCTCGACTTCTCTTTTCTTATCTCTTCTTcggacttcttcttcttgtaacATATTAAATCTCGGTTCTTAACACTGTTACTCTTCTTCTTCCGCGGAAAGCCGACACAGATGATCTCTACATCTTCAGTCGAAAGTAATAAGAATCCACAAGAACAACGTTACGTGAGAAGATCACgtgaaaattatttacaaaatcagcTCAAAAAGGGTGAATAAGGAAATATATCTGGGAGAGTGTCTCTCCAATTGACATGTGTCCAACTTGGTGTGAAAGCATTAACTACAatgcttttcttttaatatataagggattcgAACTATTGATGAGTTTTGTTAAGTAGAAGTCAAAATTTAAGGACAATCATGGAAGCATGAATGATTGTTACTACAAATTTGAGTTGTCTTTCCTTATAGAACCTCTCTACGATGATTTGTGATGTGAAATCCTTGTCTAAGAGATGAGACAGTGAAGGCTAGTTAGTGACATTTTGCATACTAGTTTGGACGGTTGGTGCTTATGTTCTCTCGCAAATAGTTGAGCTATAGCTCTAAAGCTGAGACAAGAACATGTTTGGAGTATTAATAGCTTTCAGACCTTGACATGTTGATTTGTTTGCAGATAAGGCTCTCATTGATCTTCTTTCAGTTTCTTGTTGAAGGAGAAAGATTCAAGCTTTGATTGACCATCATGTTGTGCTTTTGGGAAAAGTCACAAAAGCTACAGTTTCGCCTATGCCACTGTGCTGTCATCATAACATACATTAGGACTTTCTTGCCCGTTCTGGCACCCTCTTGATCATATCCTTCATCACGGAGCAATAAATTAGAAACCAATTAGAATGTTATTAGAAGAAAACAGCTTTATACACCATATCAAGAATCAAgactaaaaataaacaaaaacaatagaGAAAACACAGCAACTTGAACATATGATCCTTCTCTATTTGTAACAACTAACAACTAACGTCTGACCAATATCAAGACCATATCCGAGACAAATGATTACTGATGTACGATGAGAAGAAAGGTGTTGCTTCAGAGGATCAACGAATCAAGACAAACATTTGATTGGATAAGGTAATAGTAATACACTTAAGTGTGTAGTAATGGATTAGTAATGGATTAGAGATGGATTAGTAATACACTTGATCAGAATTAATGCGTCATGTGAATTGGTCTATTTATCTTGGTGTAAAGTCTTCAAGTCCAGTCCCTTAAGATTTCTTGAGAATTAACTGTGTAAGTTTTTCTATGCATTAATTTTCTTAGTTCTGGTGGTAGTATAAGCCAGCGTTAAGAGGTTGGAAAATAATAAACGTAGGATTATTGCCTTGTAGAGTATTCTCCTTTGTTGCAATGCTCTGTTCTTTGTCAACGACAAAAGTTGTTGGGACTAGACAAATGACTATGGAAGGTGTAGGTTTAATTGATAGAAATGTTTGAATATGTCGATCAATACAAATAGGTGTCTAAGAACAAGGGAATATGAATGTAATGAGACTATAGTTTTGGTATGGAGAGAATTGGATCACCTTTCTATCAATAAAACATACACTTTCCATAGTCATCAGCATGTACCATATTTCTGAGTGGATTTTAGGATCCAACATTTTGTGCTAAAAGGAGGAGGGATTCAGCCAAGATATCCCTCTAAATACCTTACATGAATCACAAAGCCTGACTTCTGGAACCGGGAAGCTTAATTTTAACGAGCTCTGATCTGTTTCATTTTGTCAATGAAACATGTAAAGACTATCCAATCTTGGGTTGAGTGGTCCTTGGATCTCTCTTTTCAAATCGGCTCCTTGGAAGCGGAGTCGAGTTTGTGCAAACGGTTTAAGGGAACTCTTCACTTGGATAGTGCTTCTTTGTATTATCCTCTCGTGTTCGTTTAGCGCTTCATAGTTAGTGATGATAGCAAGCCTCGACGAGTTTATAGGGTGGGAAGTCCCAGCATCCGAGGAAACGAAGTCAAGTTCACATTCATGTAACTCTCATCAAAGGTTGAGACGATAAGCGATATTTTAGGATTTTTGATTCGAAATGAAACGCGTGATGGATCGAGCGAAGCTAGTTAGAAAACATTTGAATATAGTGATTTTGTTCGAGTCGAACTTATAATAAGGGTGTTTATTCCTATTTCGGGTTGAtttatgaaacaaaatttagctaaaaatatatcataatttaccacaaaaaatcagtaaaaaaaaacattcgttAATTTAACAATGAAAATTTAATACTTTGGTAAAAGTCCTACTAATAAATCTGAGTTTTACAAAGAAAAGCCTACAGTATAAAAACACGTGTAAcagcaaacaaacaaacaaagggCACAGCCCAAACAAGTTGACAAGAGTTTAAGATTGGAGAAATCGAATTTTAGGGCAAAACTCCAGATACGGTGAAGTCATTACGCAACTAAGACTCCCATGGCCGACAATTCTTCTTCTCCGGCGACGGTAGATCCCAATTCGCACAGACCAGAGCCATCTACTCCGATTCCCAATCCAAATCCACCAACGCCACCGCCTCAACAACACCCACAGCCACTCGACCCAACCAAACCACAGATCTTTCAACCAGGTCCGCCGTATGCTCCGCCTCAGATTCCTGGTTCGCTTGTCCCCAATCTTCCGCCGCCACCACAATTCCGTCCCGGGATGCAGTTCCCTCAGGTTCCCAACTTTCAAAACCCTATTCCTCCTCCAGGATCCATGCCTTATCAATCCCAGCCTCCTCCCAATGGTATGAGACCTTTCACGCCTATGCCTAATGGCTATCCCGCTGTTCCTCCTCCCGGTGGGTTCCTTTTATCCTTTCtctctatttcttttttttttttttttttttttttttttgtgtgtgtattTGTGTGTGTATGTTGGAATCTGATTCGCAAAAGTAGCGAAAGTGGAACTATATATGAATGTAGTTTAATTAGGGTAGAAAGTAATAGATTAGTGTCACCGATGACCACCGGGTGTTTTCTCATACAGCGTCTTTGATTGAGAAACGTTGCAAGGCTTCAAATATTGGGTAGGGACCAACTCACTTCTACGCCTCCCTCATGTTGGTATGCGCAATATCCTCCTTCCTTTTGTTTAGTTAGTTAGTGTAGCTCTATAACCACACTCTTTAAACACATTTTAACCAAAACCCCCTGACCTTAATGATCTTGAAAGAATTGCATCATGCTCCCAAATTTTATGTTAAATTGAGATTCATTGTAGCTTTTTGAGAactttgaacttccgaaaacaAAGCTTTTGTAGCGACTGACTTCTCCTTGGTCTTGGCTTTGAGGTATTGCTATTTCTTTTAAGGCTTCCACATATATCTCTTTCTTTTCCAACCTGCTAATGGTTGAGATATAGTTATCATGATGGGAAATACTAGTTTTTATAAGTTCCACGTGGACATGTGATGATGGGCATTCTGATATTATCTAATCTCAAATCCAACGTTTGTGAGATGGTTATAGATTCTTATCTCTTTAAAGTTTTCCTATGAGGTACAAACTACTTAATGTGGTAAAAATAACTGCGATACTGGTTCTATCTTCTTAATGTGTCCTTCAGGTTTCTATGTTCATCCTGGTGGTATTTGTACTACTCTGGTGTCCATATCTAATTTGCTCTAGTTTGTGGTAACATTACACAATGCATTTTCAATTCCGCTTCATGGCACTCTTGATTTATGCTTATTGCCGTTGTTCTGTTAACATGTAGAACATTTACTGATGAATTTCCAGAgacttgttttgttttgttgatgCAGGGGTTCTCCGGTATCCTTCTCCGTATCCAACAATGGTTCGTCCGGGTTTTATTATGCGCCCTCCTGGTACAGTCGGCGCTGTACCACTTGTACAACGTCCACCTATCCCAGGAATGCCTGGTCTCCGTCCCGTTATGCCTCCTATGATTAGACCAGTTCTTGCGCCTTTCGCACCACCTGCAGAGAAACCCCAGACCACTATTTACATTGGCAAGATAGCAACCGTGGAAAATGACTTTATGATGTCTATTCTCGAGGTTTGCTTTCTTCTTTCTATCTGCAGTTTCCCCATTCATAACTTCTAAGGCTGTCTCTGTTTAGCTCCCCTTTTAATATATTCTGAATATTGATCTTGCCATTGTTTTGCAGTTTTGTGGTCATGTCAAAGGCTGTTTACGTGCGGAAGATCCGACCACCAAGAAACCTAAAGGTTTTGGATTCTATGAATTTGAATCAGCTGAAGGGAGTCTTCGTGCAATACGCCTACTTACCAAACTAACTATAGATGGACAAGAGCTTTTGGTAATCACGCATCTCTCTACCCAatttttagttatgtttttgtttatccAAGTTGAGGCAGTTCTGAGCTATCTCTTAACGTGTTTctcatcttttattttaaatggcTGCTAGGTGAATGTtaatcaagcaacaaaggagtATTTGCTAAAATATGTTGAGAAGAAAATTGAGAATGCAAAGAAAGCCAAGGAAAGTCAAGGTGAAGGTCCTGAGAGTGAGCGAGAAAAATCTGTAATATCTGCTGCGCCCACCGTTGGGGAGACGGGAAAGGATGGAGAGCCAAAGAGTAAAGAAAACATTGATATTGCTAATTCTGCACTTCTAACTGATGAAGAAAGAGAAGCTGACAATGAGGCTAAGGAGAAAATTGACAATGCTATTGAAGAAAGGTCAAAGACCAACCCTTTGCCTCCACCACCCCCACCCCCACCTGCTGATGTTTCAGGCATAGAGCTTGCTTTCAAATCTAAGGATGGAGACTCCAACACTAACGTATCTCGGACTGGTCTGTTTTTTTGCCCCCACTAGTCCTTTTGTTTTACTTATATCATTTGTCTGACAAAATGTCTCGCTCATGTAGATTCCACTGCAAATGATGTTGAGACTCCTGGAGAACACAGTAGGCCTGACACAAGTTCACCTGATTGGAGTAAGAGAAATGACCGTAGAAGCAGAGATAGAGGTGAAAAGGAGCAAGAAATGGATAGATATGAGAGGGAGGCTGAACGAGAACGAttgaggaaagagagagagcacAGGAGGAAGCTTGAGGATGCGGAGCGCGCTTACCAGACTCGTCTTCGACAGTGGGAACGcaaagaaagagaaaaggaGAAGGAACGACAGTacgagaaggagaaggagaaagaCAAAGAGCGTAAGAGGAAAAAGGAAATCCGCTATGAGGAAGAGGAGGATGAAGACGATGATGATTCAAGAAGAAGATGGCATAGAAGtgcagaagagagaagaagacggCGGCAAAGAGAGAAGGAGGATGACTTGGCTGATAGActgaaagaagaggaagaggttgCTGAGGCGAAGAGGATTGCTGAGGAGCAAAAGTTGCAGCAACAGCAGTTAGATGCCTTAAGGCTCCTATCTGGACATGCAGTTATTGGAAGTGAACCGAATCAGACATCAACCATTGAAAACGATAATAAGGCAACTCTCCAAACTGTAGGTGAATCTTTCAGTGAGCACCATGCATCAGGTAAGGAGTGTGTTCCTCTCTGTCTTACCCTTTCTCCTTCTGTATCTCTTTCTAATGGACCCCTTTCCTAATTGCAGATATGGAACAAAATGGTTCTGGTAATGAAATGTCCATGGCTGTTGATAATAACAGTGGGTCTGAGGCACATGCTCCCTCCAAGAAATTGGGATTCGGGCTTGTCGGATCCGGAAAACGGACATCTGTACCTTCTGTTTTCTAtgaggaggatgaagaagaagcgcATAAGGATAAGAAGATGAAACCTTTGGTTCCTATAGATTACTCAGCCGAGGAACAGGAAGCCGTGGCCCACGGTGGCTCAGGGAATACACCACCACCTCATTTGGCTTTAGCTGCTGAATTTGCAAAACGAATTTCGAGTAGTAATCCCAAGGAAGAGACAACAGAAGGCGATAAGCATAGGAGCAAACATTCTCATGATAAGCCAATCCACCGGGAAAGGGAACGGGAAAAGGACAGAGACAGAGCCAGGGACCGAGGCGACGGGCATGGTGGTTCAACCAAAGACGGTAAAGATTCTGGAAAAGCAAAGACACCTGATACCAAGAAGCTGATGGATGCCAAACAATTGATAGATACAATCCCAAAGACAAAGGAAGAGTTATTTTCTTACGAGATAAACTGGGCTATGTATGACAAGGTAATCTCATATTGCACTTCTTCTAGATTAATGATACCTTAATAATGCCTGTGAGTTTGTTTTTGTGCTCACATGTTTTGTTCGTTGTTTTTTAACATTGAAAGCACCAATTGCACGAAAGAATGAGGCCATGGATCTCAAAGAAAATCATGGAGTTTCTTGGAGAAGAGGAAGCCACACTGGTAGATTTCATTGTGTTAAACACTCAACAGCACGTGCAAGCGGCTCAAATGCTTGAGCTATTGCAATCGATACTAGATGAAGAAGCTGAGATGTTTGTTCTCAAGATGTGGAGAATGCTCATCTTCGAGATCAAGCGGGTCGAAACTGGTGTCCCGGTAAAATCCAAAGcctgatactttttttttttgtttaaagacTTTTTCTTCCTTTGCTGCGTCCCCAATTTTTTCAAGGTCTTGTTGTTTTTGGATTTAAAGAAGAATCACCATGTTTACAGAGACAAATCCTCTCATACCCCTATATCTCATAACACAATCTCAAAAGGACCCttttgttcttttaattttatgtcaaacgaaaaaaatcataaaattaaaatgaaaacgttaatattttttatttgatttatacaatttgataaaaatatttcaaaaatccaaaaacgttgttttccatattttcgaaaaaatcattaaaatatgattaaaaacgattttaaatttttttttttttgaatttgaaaggtaTATAATTTAGATATTTGCCCATGGATTCACTAATCCATAGggggggtttagggtttagttttgatGACCGGgaaggatttgatttgagagtttggattttgatcaaaaaaataattatgaaatagGGGCATAAGAGACTCTAGGAGCCCATAAGAGATTTCGCATTTCACATTTGGGGCACGTGAGAAGTTGGCTCGCCTAATTATTCTCTTTTATCTTTGTGCAATAAATATTGGTTTTTATGATGTTTGTTGTATTTCCAATATTATTCACTGAGCACATAAATttggattattttatttgaaatgcttTTTGGGTGTAGATTTGTGGACTAGTCTAACTGTCTAGATCACAACTGAAAAGCAGTTTAGATCATAGTGTAGATATATTGGTTTCTATGATAAAGTTACTCATCTTATTTCCAGAAAGTCAGTTGCATAACCACAACACACTTTGATTTTGTGCACAGCTTTTATCTGAAAACCACAAACTGATTACAAAATAGTAGAGTATTATTAGCTCTTGGGTTATTACAAAAATCTCAAAGCTAAGAGTTACAGATGATACAAGTACAtatttatacaataataacaaTAGAAGTTTATGTTTAACATATACAAATGAAGTTAATGTATATGAACCGTTCATGGTAGACATAACCCTCTGATAAAAAAAGCTCAAAAGAGTTGCTGTATAGTGTGTGTACCAAATCACCAGGCGTGTATGAACCGTTCTCTTTCTAAACCCGTCTCGGTTTTCCTCTCCTGGAACTCATGAATCATTTTGATGAGAGCACTTGCCTTTCTCCCACCTCCACACTCGCCGTTACTTAACGCCGTGTAAAGCGACCCCATGACTGACGGATCCTTAGCCAGGGCTCCAACGACGTCACTCCCTCCGTTAACACACAAATTCAAAAGCAGAACGACACAGTGCTGCTTCGTCACCGGCGAAACCTCCGATGAACCCAGAACCTTGACCGCGAGTTTCAATCCTCCACGACGAAGCACAGAGATCATCCCATCGGGATACTCCGCAATTTTCGCGAGAACCGCAATCGAATCCGCCTTGACTCCATCACCGATCTCGCCGGATCTCACGAGATCCAAAAGAACGGAAACAGCTCCAGCGGCGAGGACGCGCCAGTGATTATCCGAATGTTGAATCAGCAAACTCCTAATCGCAATCAACGCGTTGCGTTTCGGGGAATCTCCATAATCACAACCTTTAACGATTCTCAACAATCCTGGAATCGAATCTGGGATCTCGCCGATCGATCTGCTGTAATCTCCGAGAGAAGAGAGATAGAATATCGCAGCTGCTGCGTGTTGTCTACTCTCTCTCCTCGCTCCTTCGTTTAAAACCTCCACGATCATCTCCAATCCACCGCCGCTTCCACCGATTCGAACTTTCCCGGAGATATCTTTCGAAAGATTCAAAATGGCAGCCATGGCGTTCTCTTGAATCGTCGGATCTCCAGAACGAAGAAGCTTCATCAGCGATTCCACCACACCAGCTTCCACCAAACGAGATCTGTTGAAACTAGTCGTCTTCGTGAGAATCCGAATCTCCACTAACGCCTTTACCATCTCTTTAGGGCCGCCGTTTATCAATTCTCCGGCGAGAAAGTCCGAGATGAGCTTCCCGGCTTCTTCCGCCGCTAAACTTTCAGGAATactcgttttcttcttcttcttcttcatactcttctgatcaatctctttcttgaAGTAACTCTGAATCACTTGCTTGACGGAGACGTTACCAACCAAAACGGTACTCTCTAGATTCTTCCCGGTCTTAGGGCACGTGATGTTACCGGCGGAGAACCACTTCGCGATAGAGCTCCGATCATATGTGTGACCTGTTTCCAAAACCACTGGATCATTCATAATCTCTAGAGAAATTGGACAACGTAGATCATCAACGTTTAAGCCACGAATAACCaaatcgtcttcttcttcttctcccttatcttcatcttcatcaatgCCGCCAAGTATCACGCATCTGCAGTAGCATATAAATCCCATTAAGCTGCTGAGAAGCTCGATTTCGTTCTTATCCTTACCCTCTACTGTAATCTCTTCTCCTAAAAAACCAATCTCTTTGACGCAATCCCTCCATTTTCGGACACCAACGTGATCAAGAACTCTGACTACTTCATCCCGGTTCGGGTTAATCCTGTTCTCGAACAGATTAAAGATCCAATAGACAGAGTCTAGGGCCCGTTTGTCATCCCGGTCGGGTCTTGCTTCGTATTTACGGGTCTGGCGGATTAATAGATAGATTAGCTCCTTGACTTCTTCAGGTAACTCAATGGATCCTACTGGGAATGTGTCGAGGCACGTGGATATGGATCGGGTCAAGACCCGGAAATGAGCTGAGATTTGGTCCGAGTTTGTCAACATATAAAGCTTACCTCCTTTTCGTGTACACTCTTCTAATAAAATCACGAGTTTCTGGAAGATGATGTGGAGCTCTGAGAGGCTTAGGATTGCAGAACGAGGAAAGGAACGATCCGCTGGTATTAACCCGACCCGGATTTCTTGGAAGACGATCAAAAGATTAAGGACATGTCGGAGAGTTTCTTTAACGCTTCGTTTGTTGGTGGAGAAATGCTTTGATTTGAAGCTGAGAATCTCGCCGGCAATTTTTATCAGTGAGTCAATGAGAGTGGTTATGGAGACTGATTCGCATGGATGTACCGCCGTAAAAGTTAGAATCCGTCGGTTTTGTGTGGGGATCATAATATGATATTGATGAGTATGATATTTTGTTCGAGTGTGTTGAAGTTTCTGAATATTTGTGTCGTGAGAATATATACAATTCGTGTGGGCTTTCATTTTTCAACTTTCTACATATCTCCGACACGTGAAGAGGTTTGATTCGTTAACAAACTTTTGGGGTCTGTCAATCTGCCACGTGATATGCAGTGGCGATTATGTGTTATGCGGGACCAGTTTGTCCTGAGTGCATGGATGAAAGTAGCCGACAATTTTGTAGGACCGTTCTGATAATTTTCCAAgttcaattatttatttaatttttgttttttataatatgtttagcTACGAATAAACACGTATTTCAATTGATTGATTGATCCAATGATGTGAGCTGAAGGAGACTTCGAGGATGTTGGGAAAACAATttcaaagaatttttttctgattttcaaTTTTAAGCGATTAGTTTTTTATGGGGACATTTGATCatataaccaaacaaaattataattaaccAAATAACCATCACAATTAAATCAAAAAGTACTGTCATACATATTATTGCTATATCACCTCTATCTATacctatatataatattcaaccCTACTAACCGtcgagagaagagaagagcgTTTGTCTTGTTTTGTTGTCTTAATCAGCTAAGCAGAGGAACTTCGATGGCTCGGGAAGTCGATGTCTAGTACTATGGGTTGAGTCGTTTTATATTGTATCTCTCGTTCGAATTTTGAataatatacttttttattttcatattagtATTGAAATTATTGTTAATTTTGTATAGTGGgtacataattttatttatttattaagatatatttttaattacagaacttaaaattttcatttatttataatagTAAAATGTGGTTAATTTGTTaacaaatcatttattttactattcaaattttataaaataaacttttttgatttgttttatttttattatttgaatataataGTAAGTAAATTGAAATTTCTTAAAGTTGTGGACGAAAAAATTTAACatgaaaaatatgaattattttcttgttttttttcctaattcattacattttgtacactattttaaatatattttttaaatgatgcgAAATAACCTCTTTTATTATTAAAGTCCTTCGATATATTGAAAGAAAAGTCACTTAAACGAATTTTTTTAGCAAGCGAATTTTGTTTACGGGTCATTGGTAAAGTCTTAAAATtgttataacttaattggtcaaagatttttaacttttatttattttaattagattttaaaaCTAAACGTAAATCTATAACCAAAATTTGGCCACAGAAAAGTCTATAACCAATTAATACCATTTACCAAATAATCTAATtaatattacaattaataatttatgataaCTAATTAAGAAAGTTATAGAAAGAGaaataatttttgataaaattttatttttatttataattatatgaagTAATGAACAATAGAGATTggctataaatattttatgttttttatataacgaattatacatatataaaagtatataacAACTATTAATATCTTATAAAgttcatatataatttataaatctttaataatttattagtataatataatttatcatgGTTTACAAAAACTATTCCATCGAAAAGAAGTTAAATaaaatcttattaataaattgtataagaaaaatggaaaggataattctcctaaatagactattttcaagttttggtcacaaaa containing:
- the LOC125575168 gene encoding RNA-binding protein 25-like isoform X1 gives rise to the protein MADNSSSPATVDPNSHRPEPSTPIPNPNPPTPPPQQHPQPLDPTKPQIFQPGPPYAPPQIPGSLVPNLPPPPQFRPGMQFPQVPNFQNPIPPPGSMPYQSQPPPNGMRPFTPMPNGYPAVPPPGVLRYPSPYPTMVRPGFIMRPPGTVGAVPLVQRPPIPGMPGLRPVMPPMIRPVLAPFAPPAEKPQTTIYIGKIATVENDFMMSILEFCGHVKGCLRAEDPTTKKPKGFGFYEFESAEGSLRAIRLLTKLTIDGQELLVNVNQATKEYLLKYVEKKIENAKKAKESQGEGPESEREKSVISAAPTVGETGKDGEPKSKENIDIANSALLTDEEREADNEAKEKIDNAIEERSKTNPLPPPPPPPPADVSGIELAFKSKDGDSNTNVSRTDSTANDVETPGEHSRPDTSSPDWSKRNDRRSRDRGEKEQEMDRYEREAERERLRKEREHRRKLEDAERAYQTRLRQWERKEREKEKERQYEKEKEKDKERKRKKEIRYEEEEDEDDDDSRRRWHRSAEERRRRRQREKEDDLADRLKEEEEVAEAKRIAEEQKLQQQQLDALRLLSGHAVIGSEPNQTSTIENDNKATLQTVGESFSEHHASDMEQNGSGNEMSMAVDNNSGSEAHAPSKKLGFGLVGSGKRTSVPSVFYEEDEEEAHKDKKMKPLVPIDYSAEEQEAVAHGGSGNTPPPHLALAAEFAKRISSSNPKEETTEGDKHRSKHSHDKPIHREREREKDRDRARDRGDGHGGSTKDGKDSGKAKTPDTKKLMDAKQLIDTIPKTKEELFSYEINWAMYDKHQLHERMRPWISKKIMEFLGEEEATLVDFIVLNTQQHVQAAQMLELLQSILDEEAEMFVLKMWRMLIFEIKRVETGVPVKSKA
- the LOC125575168 gene encoding RNA-binding protein 25-like isoform X2 encodes the protein MADNSSSPATVDPNSHRPEPSTPIPNPNPPTPPPQQHPQPLDPTKPQIFQPGPPYAPPQIPGSLVPNLPPPPQFRPGMQFPQVPNFQNPIPPPGSMPYQSQPPPNGMRPFTPMPNGYPAVPPPGVLRYPSPYPTMVRPGFIMRPPGTVGAVPLVQRPPIPGMPGLRPVMPPMIRPVLAPFAPPAEKPQTTIYIGKIATVENDFMMSILEFCGHVKGCLRAEDPTTKKPKGFGFYEFESAEGSLRAIRLLTKLTIDGQELLVNVNQATKEYLLKYVEKKIENAKKAKESQGEGPESEREKSVISAAPTVGETGKDGEPKSKENIDIANSALLTDEEREADNEAKEKIDNAIEERSKTNPLPPPPPPPPADVSGIELAFKSKDGDSNTNVSRTDSTANDVETPGEHSRPDTSSPDWSKRNDRRSRDRGEKEQEMDRYEREAERERLRKEREHRRKLEDAERAYQTRLRQWERKEREKEKERQYEKEKEKDKERKRKKEIRYEEEEDEDDDDSRRRWHRSAEERRRRRQREKEDDLADRLKEEEEVAEAKRIAEEQKLQQQQLDALRLLSGHAVIGSEPNQTSTIENDNKATLQTVGESFSEHHASDMEQNGSGNEMSMAVDNNSGSEAHAPSKKLGFGLVGSGKRTSVPSVFYEEDEEEAHKDKKMKPLVPIDYSAEEQEAVAHGGSGNTPPPHLALAAEFAKRISSSNPKEETTEGDKHRSKHSHDKPIHREREREKDRDRARDRGDGHGGSTKDGKDSGKAKTPDTKKLMDAKQLIDTIPKTKEELFSYEINWAMYDKHQLHERMRPWISKKIMEFLGEEEATLVDFIVLNTQQHVQAAQMLELLQSILDEEAEMFVLKMWRMLIFEIKRVETGVPGHKRL
- the LOC125575168 gene encoding RNA-binding protein 25-like isoform X3 → MVRPGFIMRPPGTVGAVPLVQRPPIPGMPGLRPVMPPMIRPVLAPFAPPAEKPQTTIYIGKIATVENDFMMSILEFCGHVKGCLRAEDPTTKKPKGFGFYEFESAEGSLRAIRLLTKLTIDGQELLVNVNQATKEYLLKYVEKKIENAKKAKESQGEGPESEREKSVISAAPTVGETGKDGEPKSKENIDIANSALLTDEEREADNEAKEKIDNAIEERSKTNPLPPPPPPPPADVSGIELAFKSKDGDSNTNVSRTDSTANDVETPGEHSRPDTSSPDWSKRNDRRSRDRGEKEQEMDRYEREAERERLRKEREHRRKLEDAERAYQTRLRQWERKEREKEKERQYEKEKEKDKERKRKKEIRYEEEEDEDDDDSRRRWHRSAEERRRRRQREKEDDLADRLKEEEEVAEAKRIAEEQKLQQQQLDALRLLSGHAVIGSEPNQTSTIENDNKATLQTVGESFSEHHASDMEQNGSGNEMSMAVDNNSGSEAHAPSKKLGFGLVGSGKRTSVPSVFYEEDEEEAHKDKKMKPLVPIDYSAEEQEAVAHGGSGNTPPPHLALAAEFAKRISSSNPKEETTEGDKHRSKHSHDKPIHREREREKDRDRARDRGDGHGGSTKDGKDSGKAKTPDTKKLMDAKQLIDTIPKTKEELFSYEINWAMYDKHQLHERMRPWISKKIMEFLGEEEATLVDFIVLNTQQHVQAAQMLELLQSILDEEAEMFVLKMWRMLIFEIKRVETGVPVKSKA